ATGTAATTATTACAAATATGCTTCCAGGTCCTAGCGTCATTGAAGCAATTAGTTATATTACTATTAAACTTTTAGGTTTCAAAAAGGGCTTGTTTTTGGCAACTTTTGCAACCTTACCTCATGTTTTAGTTTTCTTTTTAATCTTTTATTTTGTGCAACATATTCCTCAAAAATATTTGTTTGTTATTGAACTTGGTGTTATTGTTGCAATTATTGGATCATTGATTGGTTTTGCTTGGGAATACTTCAAAAAATCAAGAGGCAAAACTAAAATTAGTTTGTGATTAATTTTATTTTTAATAACCTTTGCCTTTAGTTTCTTTATACCAACTCCATGAAATATGCCTGTAATAATTATGGTTCTAATTATTTGTATTTTTGCAACTGTTGAAGCAATCAAACACAAAAAAGAAATCAAAAAACTTAAAGAAAATATTGAAAATAAAGTTACTAATTTAGACAATAACATAGAAGAAAAAATAGAACAAAACTTAGAATTAGAGACCAAAGAAAATGATTTGAATAGTGACAAGAAAGGAGGTCAATAATGGCTTGACTTGCTTTACTTGTTGCCCTACCTTTTTTGGTATTAATTAGCTTATCTGTTTTTGGCGGTGGGCAAATATTTATGCCTATTTTTAGTTGATTCTGAGGATTATTTAGAGAATGATTTGGAAGTAATATTACTGAAAGTGATATTAGCCAAGTATTTGCTGTTGGTAATGCAACACCTGGAATTTTATCTACTAAGTTTGCTTTAGTTACGGGATACTTCTATGCTAATAAAGAATGATGAGGATTTATAGTTATGTTTTTAACTTATTTAGTCTTTGTTATTCCACCAATTTTAATGATGAAATTAGCAATGAAATATTCAAAAAAATTTGAAAATAATAAATATTTAATAAAATTAATTAACATAATGAATCCTGTTGTAACAGGTATTATTGTTGCCTTGGGTTTTCAACTTTTTATAGCTTCAGTAGCACCTCAAGTTTTCTTTAATAAATCATTTACTAACTATGTAGGAATAAATAATGATACACAAAAAGCACTGTTTTATAGGGGTTGACGTCGAATTGCTGTTTACTGTTATGTGCCTGTTGGAGTGATACTTTCAACTACTCTTTATCTTAAAAAAGTCCCTGTGGTCGCTTTGATCTTAAGCAACATAGTTTTAGCTTTAATTATTTTTGAACCTTGACTAGGTTAAAAACAATTTTGAATTTTTAATTATAATATATAATTACTCTATGTTAAAAATTAGTGTTCAATATAAAGAGAGAATCGATAAGTATATCGGTCAAAATAGTGAATTAAGTCGAAATGATATTAAAGAGTTAATTGAGCAAGGTGCAGTTTATATTAATGACAACGTTCAAGTACATAAATGTAATTACATCGTTCGCGAAGGACAAGAAATTACAATTGTTAAATTACTTAACAAAGAAATTAAAATTGAACCAGTTAATATTCCTCTTGACATTAAATATGAAGATGATGATTTAGTAATAATTAATAAACCAAGTAATCTAGTTGTCCACCCTTCACCGGGGCATTACAATGACACACTAGTTAATGGACTTTTATATCATTTTAAAAACAATTTATCAAATGAAAATGGGTTACTTCGACCAGGTATAGTACACCGTATTGATAAAGACACAAGTGGCTTATTAATAATTGCTAAAAATAACAAGATGCATAACTCATTAACTGACATGCTCAAAAGACATGAAATTGAAAGAAGTTATTTAGCTATCGTTAGAGGCTTAATTGAAAATCCACTTACTAAAATTAATTTACCAATTGCTAGAAATACTGTTGATCGTAAAATGATGTCAGTTCATAAAGAAGGTAAAGAAGCTATAACCTTTGTTCATTTGCTTAAGCACTTTTATTTAGATAAAGAACCAATGTCTTTAGTTAGATGCGAATTAAAAACAGGTCGAACTCATCAAATTAGAGTCCACTTGTCTTACATCAAACATCCAGTTTACGGTGATCCTACTTATGGCAAAAGTGTTGATGAATTTAATCAAAGATTACATGCTTATAAATTAAAATTTATTCATCCACTTACTAAAAAAGAAATTTGTGTTTATGCACCGGTGCCTAAAGAATTTGATGTAGCCGATTATGATTTTAATGAACTATTAAAAAATAATGTTTTATAATATATTAATTAGATATAGGAGAAAAAATGAATTTATTCGACAAAAAATATTTACAAATTAAAAGCACAAATAAACTTTGAGCTCTAGAAAAAGAAAGATTTAGACCAGTTGTAATTCTTTCTCTTTTAACATTCTTTTTAGCACTTGCTTGTGCTTTAACTTCAACAATTTTGCTCGCTGCTTTTAA
The Mycoplasmopsis fermentans PG18 DNA segment above includes these coding regions:
- a CDS encoding chromate transporter — protein: MNNQNQQATQYTKKPTFWNVFLFILFITFIGFGGGNALMPVIKKYAVDKYKWLNEKEFDENVIITNMLPGPSVIEAISYITIKLLGFKKGLFLATFATLPHVLVFFLIFYFVQHIPQKYLFVIELGVIVAIIGSLIGFAWEYFKKSRGKTKISLWLILFLITFAFSFFIPTPWNMPVIIMVLIICIFATVEAIKHKKEIKKLKENIENKVTNLDNNIEEKIEQNLELETKENDLNSDKKGGQ
- a CDS encoding chromate transporter, whose translation is MAWLALLVALPFLVLISLSVFGGGQIFMPIFSWFWGLFREWFGSNITESDISQVFAVGNATPGILSTKFALVTGYFYANKEWWGFIVMFLTYLVFVIPPILMMKLAMKYSKKFENNKYLIKLINIMNPVVTGIIVALGFQLFIASVAPQVFFNKSFTNYVGINNDTQKALFYRGWRRIAVYCYVPVGVILSTTLYLKKVPVVALILSNIVLALIIFEPWLG
- a CDS encoding RluA family pseudouridine synthase, giving the protein MLKISVQYKERIDKYIGQNSELSRNDIKELIEQGAVYINDNVQVHKCNYIVREGQEITIVKLLNKEIKIEPVNIPLDIKYEDDDLVIINKPSNLVVHPSPGHYNDTLVNGLLYHFKNNLSNENGLLRPGIVHRIDKDTSGLLIIAKNNKMHNSLTDMLKRHEIERSYLAIVRGLIENPLTKINLPIARNTVDRKMMSVHKEGKEAITFVHLLKHFYLDKEPMSLVRCELKTGRTHQIRVHLSYIKHPVYGDPTYGKSVDEFNQRLHAYKLKFIHPLTKKEICVYAPVPKEFDVADYDFNELLKNNVL